The Penaeus chinensis breed Huanghai No. 1 chromosome 29, ASM1920278v2, whole genome shotgun sequence genome window below encodes:
- the LOC125040909 gene encoding ES1 protein homolog, mitochondrial-like — MFGLARTAARNLTHRWFSTNTSLQAPTVAVVLSGSGVYDGSEVHEASAALVSLTRAGADVVCYAPDAPQMHVIDHSKGAPSENETRNVLAESARISRGNMKPIAELTSGVADAVIFPGGFGAAKNLSDFAVKGGDMTVIPEVERVLKDFHGAKKPIGLCCIAPMLAAKVLGGSGVTITLGKSDDGSGKWPYAGSLEAAKGLGANVVEQGVDEITIDQTNQVVTTPAFMYEGKFHEIHDGVAKMVNAVLGLVKS, encoded by the exons ATGTTCGGCTTGGCAAGGACAGCAGCAAGGAACCTCACTCATAGGTGGTTCAGCACCAACACTTCCCTCCAAGCTCCAACAGTGGCCGTA GTGTTGTCAGGGTCAGGTGTGTACGATGGTTCAGAAGTTCATGAGGCTTCAGCTGCGTTGGTGTCTCTGACCCGTGCTGGAGCTGATGTTGTATGTTATGCCCCAGATGCTCCTCAGATGCATGTTATTGATCACTCCAAG GGTGCTCCTTCTGAGAATGAAACCCGCAATGTGCTTGCCGAATCTGCCCGTATTTCACGTGGAAATATGAAGCCCATTGCTGAACTGACAAGTGGAGTCGCTGATGCTGTGATTTTCCCTGGTGGATTTGGAGCTGCTAAGAATTT GTCAGACTTTGCTGTTAAAGGAGGGGATATGACTGTTATTCCTGAGGTGGAGCGTGTCTTGAAAGATTTCCATGGTGCCAAGAAGCCCATTGGCCTTTGTTGTATTGCTCCTATGCTGGCTGCTAAGGTCCTTGGAGGAAGTGGAGTCACCATCACGCTTGGGAAATCAG ATGATGGTTCAGGCAAGTGGCCATATGCAGGATCCTTGGAAGCAGCAAAAGGCTTAGGAGCTAATGTAGTTGAGCAG GGTGTGGATGAAATCACCATTGACCAAACAAACCAGGTCGTCACAACACCTGCTTTCATGTATGAAGGAAAGTTCCACGAGATTCATGATGGTGTGGCTAAAATGGTGAATGCTGTCCTGGGTCTGGTCAAGAGTTAA